Proteins co-encoded in one Metabacillus sp. KUDC1714 genomic window:
- a CDS encoding Ger(x)C family spore germination protein encodes MNIRHNLRFLLLWPTFSLLLLTGCWSNLEIEDLGIVSGLALDIATESPIEEELKKQGGGYSKKDLITSTYQIATPSSSEQDSKGGGSNQKPYKNISETGDSLIQSVREISLRRDAPPIGHHLKVIVINEELVRSYSLEQLLDFPLRDNDFRPSCLVLISKGQASKALESTDTTEIPAFRLIGIVDNEYRTSRILPPLSLAKLTSKMQSGSSFLLQNVISSRGEVKFAGAAIIEGKTKMLLGFLNEEELDGLTWLTGKGKGGLVKTFNVETKQPILYEVESMNSKITPHVKGSNISFDVNIESEGRISENWVTSESTPMKTFIKTAEKSTEEEVNRLVNLVIKKMQEDYQVDVAGFGNQIRIKHPKLWEDIKKDWDKTFSEVQINFTVNITITDFGTSEISR; translated from the coding sequence ATGAATATACGTCATAATCTGCGGTTCCTTTTGCTTTGGCCGACATTTTCACTTCTCCTCCTTACTGGATGCTGGAGCAACCTTGAAATTGAAGATCTAGGCATCGTATCCGGTTTGGCGTTAGATATAGCAACAGAGTCACCAATTGAGGAGGAGCTAAAAAAACAAGGAGGGGGATATTCGAAAAAGGATTTGATTACTTCAACGTATCAGATTGCTACGCCATCATCATCGGAACAGGATAGCAAAGGGGGCGGCTCAAATCAAAAGCCATATAAGAATATTTCTGAAACCGGTGATTCACTCATTCAATCAGTACGTGAAATATCATTGAGAAGAGATGCTCCCCCCATTGGCCACCACTTAAAAGTGATTGTTATCAATGAGGAGCTTGTTCGATCATATAGTTTGGAGCAATTATTGGATTTCCCTCTACGTGATAACGATTTTAGACCAAGCTGCCTTGTGCTTATTTCCAAGGGGCAAGCTAGCAAAGCGCTAGAATCAACTGATACAACTGAGATTCCAGCATTCCGTTTGATTGGAATAGTAGATAATGAATATCGAACATCAAGGATTTTGCCCCCATTGTCACTTGCTAAATTAACGAGCAAGATGCAATCTGGGTCCAGTTTTCTGTTGCAAAATGTCATCTCTTCTAGAGGAGAAGTAAAGTTTGCCGGAGCGGCTATCATAGAGGGAAAGACTAAGATGCTTCTTGGCTTTTTGAATGAAGAAGAATTGGATGGTTTAACATGGTTAACCGGAAAGGGAAAAGGTGGTTTGGTGAAAACCTTCAATGTAGAAACAAAACAGCCAATCTTATACGAGGTAGAGTCAATGAATAGCAAAATTACCCCTCATGTTAAAGGAAGTAATATCTCTTTCGATGTCAATATTGAATCTGAAGGACGCATCTCTGAAAATTGGGTAACTTCCGAGAGTACACCAATGAAGACATTTATAAAAACAGCTGAAAAATCCACTGAAGAAGAAGTCAATCGATTAGTGAATCTTGTAATAAAGAAAATGCAAGAAGATTACCAAGTCGATGTAGCTGGCTTTGGAAACCAGATAAGAATCAAACACCCCAAATTATGGGAGGATATAAAAAAGGATTGGGATAAAACATTTAGTGAGGTTCAGATCAATTTCACCGTGAACATTACGATAACAGACTTTGGAACTTCAGAGATAAGTAGATGA
- the pta gene encoding phosphate acetyltransferase yields the protein MSDLFSTLKEKVSGQQIKIVFPEGLDERILTAVSRLASEGILQPILIGNQQEVSNKAKELNVPLDGVEIYDPHSYAEMDQLVASFVERRKGKATEEDARKILLDENYFGTMLVHLEKAHGLVSGAAHSTADTVRPALQIIKTKEGIKKTSGVFIMVRDDEKYVFADCAINIAPDSQDLAEIAIASAETANMFNIDPRVALLSFSTKGSAKSPETEKVAQAVQIAKELNPSLVLDGEFQFDAAFVPSVAEKKAPGSVIKGDANVFVFPSLEAGNIGYKIAQRLGNFEAVGPILQGLNKPVNDLSRGCNAEDVYKLALITAAQA from the coding sequence GTGTCAGATTTATTTTCAACATTAAAGGAAAAAGTGAGCGGACAACAGATTAAAATTGTTTTCCCAGAAGGATTAGATGAGCGGATTTTAACAGCTGTTAGTAGATTAGCTAGTGAAGGTATTCTTCAGCCAATTTTGATCGGAAACCAACAAGAAGTATCAAATAAGGCAAAAGAATTAAATGTACCATTAGATGGTGTAGAAATATATGATCCACATAGCTATGCTGAAATGGACCAGCTTGTGGCTTCATTTGTTGAACGACGTAAAGGGAAAGCAACAGAGGAGGATGCACGTAAAATTCTCTTAGATGAAAATTACTTCGGTACAATGCTAGTTCATCTTGAAAAAGCCCATGGTCTTGTGAGTGGTGCTGCTCACTCTACAGCAGACACAGTACGCCCTGCTCTACAAATCATTAAAACAAAAGAAGGAATTAAAAAGACTTCTGGCGTCTTCATCATGGTTCGTGATGATGAGAAATATGTATTTGCTGACTGTGCCATCAATATTGCACCAGATAGTCAAGATCTAGCTGAAATTGCCATTGCTAGTGCTGAAACAGCGAATATGTTTAACATTGATCCACGTGTTGCATTGCTAAGTTTTTCAACAAAAGGATCAGCGAAATCTCCTGAAACAGAAAAGGTTGCCCAAGCTGTCCAAATTGCAAAGGAGCTTAATCCAAGCTTAGTATTAGATGGTGAATTCCAATTTGATGCGGCGTTTGTACCTTCAGTCGCTGAAAAGAAAGCACCGGGCTCTGTTATAAAAGGTGATGCAAATGTATTTGTCTTTCCAAGCCTTGAAGCAGGAAACATCGGCTACAAAATCGCGCAACGTTTAGGTAATTTTGAAGCAGTTGGTCCAATCCTACAAGGTTTAAATAAGCCTGTTAATGATTTATCACGTGGTTGTAATGCTGAAGATGTTTATAAATTAGCATTGATTACTGCTGCTCAAGCTTAA
- a CDS encoding GNAT family N-acetyltransferase, with protein MRTIIFEEITGDKLTVVQEIVHSNKSYNLLENGRANRTTEELKEEFLNSITKSMFIKLENNYIGVIDYLEENPKDGFPWLGLLMIHGDQQGKGYAKLAFAKYESELLQTGKSSVRLGVLKGNAKAKQFWESLGFTYYETKPFKANKEVDCYQKVILK; from the coding sequence ATGAGGACAATTATATTTGAAGAAATAACAGGTGACAAGCTTACAGTTGTTCAAGAAATTGTTCATTCAAACAAAAGTTATAACCTTCTAGAAAATGGTCGCGCAAACCGAACAACCGAAGAGCTGAAAGAGGAGTTTCTAAATTCAATAACAAAAAGCATGTTTATAAAGTTAGAAAACAATTATATTGGAGTCATAGATTATTTGGAAGAAAACCCAAAGGATGGATTCCCCTGGCTAGGACTGTTAATGATCCATGGAGATCAACAGGGAAAAGGTTATGCAAAGCTAGCATTTGCTAAATATGAAAGCGAACTTCTCCAAACTGGTAAATCATCTGTTCGTTTAGGGGTTTTAAAGGGAAACGCTAAAGCAAAGCAATTTTGGGAATCACTAGGCTTTACTTATTATGAAACAAAGCCATTCAAGGCTAATAAAGAAGTAGACTGTTATCAGAAGGTAATATTGAAATAA
- a CDS encoding uracil-DNA glycosylase translates to MKNLLENDWSRVLNDQFEQPYFKQLTQFLHEQYNEETIFPSQEHIFEALNKTPYGAVKAVILGQDPYHGEGQAQGLSFSVQPDVKLPPSLRNIFIELQEDIGCEPPANGSLLKWAYEGVLLLNTVLTVKKGVANSHKGQGWEQFSDEIIKQLNKREQPIVFILWGKHAGEKKQFITSSQHLIIESPHPSPFSARKGFYGSKPFSKTNDYLKQCKVKEIDWCLDES, encoded by the coding sequence GTGAAGAATTTATTAGAGAATGATTGGTCAAGAGTATTAAATGATCAGTTTGAACAACCATATTTTAAACAACTCACACAATTTTTACACGAACAATATAACGAAGAAACCATTTTTCCAAGTCAAGAGCATATTTTCGAAGCTTTGAACAAAACTCCTTACGGGGCTGTAAAAGCAGTTATATTGGGACAAGATCCATACCATGGTGAAGGACAAGCGCAGGGCTTAAGTTTTTCAGTTCAGCCAGATGTAAAGCTTCCTCCCTCACTACGAAATATATTTATTGAGCTCCAAGAAGATATAGGCTGTGAACCACCCGCGAATGGTTCATTATTGAAATGGGCATATGAAGGTGTATTGTTATTAAACACGGTACTAACCGTAAAAAAAGGAGTGGCTAATTCCCATAAAGGTCAAGGTTGGGAACAGTTCTCCGATGAAATTATAAAACAATTGAACAAACGTGAACAGCCGATTGTTTTTATTTTATGGGGAAAACATGCTGGGGAGAAAAAGCAGTTCATTACATCGTCCCAACATTTAATAATCGAGTCTCCACATCCTAGCCCATTCTCAGCTAGAAAAGGTTTCTATGGAAGTAAACCATTTTCTAAAACGAATGATTATTTAAAACAGTGTAAAGTGAAAGAAATTGATTGGTGCTTAGATGAGAGTTAG
- the gerQ gene encoding spore coat protein GerQ — protein MQGMQGMPGVQGVQAGQPMQMQQGAGYQPYPTYQYPGQFAQPGLQVPPMPQQPGPSQNIPGMLPMEESYIENILRLNRGKVATVYMTFENNREWNAKVFKGVVEAAGRDHIILSDPQTGMRYLLLMVYLDYVTFDEELNYDIQGLVSYSPR, from the coding sequence ATGCAAGGGATGCAGGGAATGCCAGGTGTTCAAGGAGTACAGGCAGGTCAGCCAATGCAGATGCAGCAAGGTGCAGGGTATCAACCATATCCTACATATCAATATCCAGGTCAATTTGCTCAACCTGGTTTACAAGTACCTCCAATGCCACAACAACCAGGACCATCTCAAAATATCCCTGGCATGCTACCAATGGAAGAGTCGTATATTGAAAATATTTTACGTTTGAATCGCGGAAAAGTGGCAACTGTTTATATGACGTTTGAGAACAATCGTGAGTGGAATGCAAAGGTGTTCAAAGGTGTAGTCGAGGCAGCAGGTCGTGATCATATCATCCTCAGTGATCCACAAACCGGGATGCGTTATTTATTATTAATGGTTTATTTGGATTATGTAACATTTGATGAAGAATTAAATTACGATATTCAAGGCTTAGTTTCATATTCACCTAGATAA
- a CDS encoding glycosyltransferase family 2 protein → MKISIVIATYNRITELAELLESIHKQTVAPYEIIIVNDAGKTIAPLVDLYKEMPIKAIELVENVKHVHARNIGVSYVTGDVIMLCDDDDFLTENHIKQIQSELKTADFVYSDAEIVSFETKENIRYPLARRTFAYYYDLQAMREFSTYIPSGSAYKKELHDQIGLFDPEVHNYWDWDFFLRAAKVCRVKRMPVASVIYAFTENGNNQSADLTDKRKHYLDKLCEKHQLGDLPTKNFFVLLEEPEMKQREADTEIVWDGKPLRSRIVEQG, encoded by the coding sequence ATGAAAATATCAATTGTTATTGCAACCTATAATAGGATCACAGAACTTGCAGAGCTTCTAGAATCGATCCATAAGCAAACTGTTGCACCATATGAAATCATCATCGTAAATGATGCAGGAAAAACGATTGCACCATTAGTTGATTTATATAAGGAAATGCCGATCAAGGCGATTGAACTAGTGGAAAATGTTAAGCATGTTCACGCTAGAAATATTGGTGTAAGTTATGTAACAGGTGATGTAATTATGCTCTGTGATGACGATGATTTCTTAACAGAAAACCATATAAAGCAAATACAAAGTGAATTAAAGACTGCAGACTTTGTTTATTCAGATGCAGAAATTGTCAGCTTTGAAACGAAAGAGAATATACGTTATCCTTTGGCTAGACGTACGTTCGCATATTATTATGATCTCCAAGCGATGAGGGAATTTTCAACCTATATTCCGTCAGGCAGTGCTTATAAAAAAGAACTCCATGATCAAATTGGTTTATTTGACCCTGAGGTGCATAACTATTGGGATTGGGACTTTTTCTTACGAGCTGCTAAAGTATGCCGTGTCAAAAGAATGCCGGTTGCTAGTGTCATCTATGCTTTTACCGAAAATGGAAATAATCAATCAGCAGACCTAACAGATAAAAGAAAACACTATTTAGACAAATTATGTGAAAAGCATCAATTAGGAGACTTACCAACGAAAAACTTTTTTGTGCTTTTAGAAGAGCCTGAAATGAAACAACGTGAAGCAGACACAGAGATTGTTTGGGATGGCAAACCTCTTCGTTCACGAATAGTGGAACAGGGGTGA
- a CDS encoding general stress protein, with protein MKTYVVENGVQASETIRNLEVQGFTKDDIYLFAHDTTRSEHLTENTDTNNIGLKEEGLFDKMANAFRSRGDELRARMTSLGVPETEAMRLEEELDEGKVVIVTQ; from the coding sequence ATGAAAACATATGTTGTAGAAAATGGTGTACAAGCTTCAGAAACAATTAGAAACTTAGAAGTTCAAGGGTTTACAAAGGACGACATCTATTTATTTGCTCATGATACAACTCGCTCCGAGCACTTAACAGAAAATACTGACACAAATAATATTGGCTTAAAGGAAGAAGGGCTTTTTGATAAGATGGCAAATGCTTTCCGTTCACGTGGCGACGAACTTCGTGCAAGAATGACTTCATTAGGTGTTCCCGAAACAGAAGCAATGCGACTAGAGGAAGAATTGGATGAAGGTAAGGTAGTTATTGTTACACAGTAA
- the hemQ gene encoding hydrogen peroxide-dependent heme synthase: MSEAAQTLDGWYCLHDFRSIDWSAWKLLTSDERQAAIHEFLGLLEKWNVAEDAEQGSHTLYSIVGQKADFMLMILRPTMEELNEIELEFNKTKLAEYAIPTYSYVSVVELSNYLAGESNEDPYQNPHVRSRLYPKLPQSKYSCFYPMDKRRQGNDNWYSLSMEERRSLMKSHGLIGRSYAGKVKQIITGSVGFDDYEWGVTLFSDDVLQFKKLVYEMRFDEVSARYGEFGSFFVGNLLSTSKLHSFFYVN, translated from the coding sequence ATGAGTGAAGCAGCACAAACACTAGATGGTTGGTATTGTTTACATGATTTCCGTTCAATTGATTGGTCAGCATGGAAGCTTTTAACAAGTGATGAGCGTCAAGCTGCAATCCATGAATTTTTGGGACTTCTTGAAAAGTGGAATGTAGCAGAGGATGCTGAGCAAGGAAGCCATACTCTTTATTCAATTGTTGGTCAAAAAGCAGATTTCATGTTAATGATTCTACGCCCAACAATGGAGGAGCTTAACGAGATCGAGCTTGAGTTTAACAAAACAAAGCTTGCTGAATATGCGATTCCTACCTATTCATATGTTTCTGTTGTTGAACTAAGCAATTATTTAGCTGGAGAAAGCAATGAAGATCCATACCAAAATCCACATGTTCGATCAAGATTGTATCCAAAGCTGCCACAATCTAAATACTCTTGCTTCTATCCAATGGATAAACGCCGTCAAGGAAATGACAATTGGTACTCTCTTTCAATGGAAGAGCGCCGTAGCTTAATGAAGAGTCACGGACTAATCGGTCGTTCTTATGCAGGAAAAGTGAAGCAAATTATTACTGGTTCAGTTGGCTTTGACGATTATGAATGGGGAGTAACTCTTTTCTCAGATGATGTTCTTCAATTTAAAAAGCTTGTTTATGAAATGCGCTTTGACGAAGTAAGTGCTCGCTACGGAGAATTCGGATCATTCTTTGTCGGAAACCTGTTAAGTACTTCTAAACTGCATTCTTTCTTTTATGTAAATTAA
- a CDS encoding Ger(x)C family spore germination protein — MQSLKNAEILLFSLPVLLLLFLAGCWNSNEIEDLGLSIGLALDEGKESPIEKEFMEYGEEYLKEDFITLTYQFANLQSTESAGTGEERQLKPYENISETGDSVHQMTREFSLRRNTPMFSPHLKVIVIGEDLASKHSLEQLLDQFLRDNEIRPSCLVLISKGQASKTLESKDTMEIPSFRLLGISANEYKTTRILPPISLAKIEGTMNSGNSFLLQNVISANGEVKFAGAAIIEGKTKKLLGFFNEDELDGMTWLTGKGKGGIVKILDQETGQPFMYEVTSMNSKIIPHVNGNNITFDVNIESTGRISENWVVSKKLSKQTFLKFAEKATEEEVNRLVDLTLNKMQNEYKVDVAGFGNQLRIKHPKLWEKHKKDWDKTYSKIPINYNVNISITDFGFKNYSK; from the coding sequence ATGCAAAGTCTTAAAAATGCAGAAATCCTTTTGTTTTCGCTCCCAGTCCTTTTACTCCTTTTTCTAGCTGGTTGCTGGAACAGCAATGAAATTGAAGATTTAGGCTTAAGTATAGGTCTTGCATTAGATGAAGGGAAAGAGTCACCAATTGAAAAAGAGTTTATGGAATATGGAGAAGAATACCTTAAAGAAGATTTTATAACGCTAACCTATCAATTTGCAAACCTACAAAGTACAGAGTCAGCGGGCACTGGAGAAGAAAGACAACTAAAGCCATATGAGAATATCTCCGAAACAGGTGATTCCGTCCATCAAATGACTCGGGAATTTTCATTGAGAAGGAATACTCCCATGTTCAGTCCCCATCTAAAAGTCATCGTTATCGGAGAGGATCTTGCAAGTAAACATAGTTTGGAACAATTACTTGATCAATTTTTGCGGGATAATGAGATTAGACCTAGTTGCCTTGTGCTCATTAGTAAAGGGCAAGCCAGCAAAACGCTTGAATCCAAAGACACAATGGAAATTCCATCATTTCGATTGCTAGGAATTTCTGCTAATGAATATAAAACAACAAGGATATTGCCTCCTATATCTCTTGCAAAAATAGAAGGAACAATGAATTCTGGCAACAGTTTTCTTTTGCAAAATGTGATTTCAGCAAATGGAGAAGTAAAATTTGCCGGAGCAGCTATTATTGAAGGAAAGACTAAGAAGTTGCTAGGCTTTTTTAATGAAGATGAATTGGATGGGATGACCTGGCTAACTGGAAAAGGAAAAGGCGGTATAGTTAAAATCCTGGACCAAGAGACAGGTCAGCCATTCATGTACGAAGTAACGTCAATGAATAGCAAAATCATACCTCATGTTAATGGAAATAATATCACTTTTGATGTCAACATTGAATCTACTGGGCGAATCTCTGAAAATTGGGTGGTCTCAAAGAAATTGTCTAAACAAACATTTTTAAAATTTGCAGAAAAAGCCACCGAAGAAGAAGTGAATCGACTTGTGGATCTTACATTAAATAAAATGCAAAATGAATACAAAGTTGACGTTGCCGGCTTTGGAAACCAATTAAGAATAAAACATCCTAAACTATGGGAAAAACACAAAAAGGATTGGGACAAAACATATAGCAAGATCCCAATCAACTACAATGTGAACATATCAATCACGGATTTTGGATTCAAAAACTATAGCAAATAA
- a CDS encoding HPP family protein: MNIEKMRRTEVSSLPLGFGTYIRKMKGESTFKSNLNYVDLMISAVGGLVAMSIISMIAISLGYPMVLGPIGASCLLIFGAHNGPFSQPRHIIGGHFIATFASLAIWDTFGRSFLTIGITLAVVIIIMVVTNTIHPPAAASAIVAINTGAGWGLMLSILLCSVLLVLMSLLYNNLFQSRQYPKHWI, from the coding sequence ATGAATATCGAAAAAATGAGGAGAACCGAGGTTAGCTCATTACCTCTTGGGTTCGGTACATATATAAGAAAAATGAAGGGTGAATCCACATTTAAATCCAACTTAAACTATGTGGATTTAATGATTTCAGCAGTCGGTGGTCTAGTTGCGATGAGCATTATTAGTATGATTGCCATATCTCTTGGCTATCCAATGGTTCTTGGCCCTATTGGAGCGAGTTGTTTATTAATCTTTGGGGCACATAATGGTCCATTTTCACAACCGAGACATATCATCGGTGGTCATTTCATTGCAACTTTTGCATCTCTTGCGATTTGGGATACGTTCGGTCGGAGTTTTTTGACTATTGGGATAACTTTAGCAGTCGTTATTATCATAATGGTCGTAACTAACACGATTCATCCTCCAGCTGCGGCAAGTGCTATTGTAGCAATAAATACTGGAGCAGGATGGGGATTAATGCTAAGTATTTTATTATGTAGTGTACTCTTAGTCTTGATGTCCTTACTTTATAATAATTTATTTCAATCAAGACAATATCCTAAGCACTGGATATAA
- a CDS encoding spore germination protein: MNLSPNDRITTSQAAVVISNYILATGILTLPRTSVEKVKTPDVWISVLIGGLIAMIAGVIIVKLSQQFPEKTFYQYSQKIIGKWAGGFLCLILIVYFFSLSAFEVRALTEVTGYLLLEGTPTWAIIMPFMWVGLYLILGGINPIARLFEIIFPITVIIFLLVSLMSFKLFELDNLRPVLGLGIMPVLKGIKTTSLAFIGPEIMLLLTAFMKKPKKAVKAVLIGVSIPIAFYMITVVMVIGALSIDGVITRTWPSIDLIRSFESPGLIFERFESLLLVIWIMQIFSTFTITYYAASLGLAQLFKKDIHRFIYGLLPVIYLIAMVPKNINDLFKFGDILGNIALYSFGLLPLLLLLASRLRGKKS, encoded by the coding sequence TCAGCAATTATATCCTTGCTACTGGGATTCTCACCCTACCAAGAACCTCTGTGGAAAAGGTAAAAACACCAGATGTTTGGATTAGCGTTCTTATAGGCGGGCTGATTGCAATGATCGCAGGGGTTATCATTGTGAAATTAAGTCAACAATTTCCCGAAAAAACGTTTTATCAATACAGTCAGAAGATTATAGGAAAATGGGCTGGTGGATTCCTTTGTCTGATTTTAATCGTTTACTTTTTTTCTCTCTCGGCATTTGAAGTCAGAGCCCTAACAGAAGTCACAGGGTACTTGTTGTTAGAAGGCACTCCTACCTGGGCGATTATCATGCCCTTCATGTGGGTGGGTCTCTATTTGATATTGGGAGGTATTAATCCAATCGCTCGTCTTTTTGAAATTATTTTCCCAATTACCGTGATCATTTTTTTGCTGGTTTCCCTGATGAGTTTTAAACTATTTGAACTAGATAATTTACGCCCGGTATTAGGATTAGGAATTATGCCGGTATTAAAAGGGATAAAGACAACATCTCTCGCATTCATTGGCCCTGAAATCATGCTGCTCCTAACAGCGTTTATGAAAAAACCAAAAAAAGCGGTGAAAGCCGTTCTGATTGGGGTTTCAATCCCTATAGCCTTTTATATGATCACAGTTGTGATGGTTATTGGTGCGTTATCAATTGATGGAGTAATCACAAGAACCTGGCCGTCCATTGACCTTATTCGAAGTTTTGAAAGCCCTGGTTTGATCTTTGAGCGATTTGAGTCGTTGTTGTTAGTGATTTGGATCATGCAAATATTTTCCACCTTCACAATCACATACTACGCTGCTTCTTTAGGGCTCGCTCAGCTCTTCAAAAAAGATATTCATCGATTTATCTATGGCCTGCTTCCCGTTATTTATCTCATTGCCATGGTTCCAAAAAACATCAACGACCTTTTTAAATTTGGGGATATCTTAGGTAATATTGCATTGTATTCATTTGGCTTACTTCCTTTGCTCCTACTCTTAGCTTCTCGATTAAGAGGAAAAAAATCATGA
- a CDS encoding DUF423 domain-containing protein, whose protein sequence is MKLFLILGAINAFLAVALGAFGAHGLEGKIPEKYIKTWQTGVTYQMFHAGGLFVIAFLVDKLSNVGLLTTAGWLFLVGIILFSGSLYVLSVTQISVLGAITPLGGLAFLAGWILLGYVAIRFL, encoded by the coding sequence ATGAAGCTTTTTCTTATTTTAGGAGCAATCAATGCTTTTTTAGCTGTTGCATTAGGTGCATTTGGTGCACATGGATTAGAAGGGAAAATTCCCGAAAAGTACATAAAGACGTGGCAAACCGGTGTAACCTATCAAATGTTTCACGCTGGTGGATTATTTGTGATCGCCTTTTTAGTAGACAAATTGTCCAATGTTGGATTATTAACAACTGCGGGATGGTTGTTTTTAGTGGGGATCATTCTATTTTCAGGTAGCTTATATGTGTTAAGTGTGACACAAATTAGTGTTTTAGGAGCAATTACTCCTCTAGGTGGTCTCGCTTTTTTAGCTGGTTGGATTTTATTAGGATATGTCGCTATTCGTTTTCTATAA
- a CDS encoding YwdI family protein, producing the protein MNIHVSKLLQKMEEELDKAKKSDTDKELREKLVVIKSLCEVILDEKSISLNIPSPNSNEINQAELQKMMGNLSTAVKQQPTISSTPYKESDANGDSLFDF; encoded by the coding sequence TTGAATATCCATGTGTCAAAGCTCCTTCAAAAGATGGAGGAAGAGCTAGATAAAGCGAAAAAAAGTGATACGGATAAGGAATTGAGAGAAAAGCTAGTTGTGATCAAATCTTTGTGTGAAGTTATATTAGATGAAAAGTCGATTTCTTTAAACATACCTTCACCAAATTCAAATGAAATTAATCAAGCAGAGCTTCAAAAAATGATGGGAAATTTGTCAACTGCTGTTAAACAACAACCGACAATTTCATCAACACCTTACAAGGAAAGTGATGCAAACGGTGATTCACTTTTTGATTTTTAA